A genomic stretch from Deinococcus aerophilus includes:
- a CDS encoding LptF/LptG family permease, translated as MKRFERYVLAEILPLLLGALSAVIVLLVLAALQEVIAPLLAKGANPVLVARVLALNVPEATARALPIALMFAALLGLSRLSADSELKGALAAGIPATRLLRPVLALGLGVTVLAFALGEGLVPRAKVQERKVKQEIVFDNPRVIGLDGTGADGQSVVLRDALDRAISVGAIEPGGELRDLRIVTMQGGQPPREVITARSGRLLPGSNVLELRDGRRVTYQDARPVTVLTFQSGRLPVQDVQADLDAGGGQLKPIYTPLPELWSRVAAYRTQGIQSPADFTALHRKFAEPLAALALAFFAVSLAVFTFRSGRDLGLVWALLLSFAYYATGSVFRVMGENGALPAALAAYAPDVIAVLAGAALLWLTDRR; from the coding sequence ATGAAACGCTTTGAGCGCTACGTGCTGGCTGAGATCCTGCCGCTGCTGCTGGGGGCGCTGTCGGCGGTGATCGTGCTGCTCGTGCTGGCCGCCCTGCAGGAGGTCATTGCGCCGCTGCTCGCCAAGGGGGCCAATCCGGTGCTGGTCGCCCGCGTCCTCGCCCTGAACGTGCCCGAGGCCACCGCCCGCGCCCTGCCCATCGCGCTGATGTTCGCCGCGCTGCTGGGCCTGTCGCGCCTGAGTGCGGACTCGGAACTCAAGGGCGCTCTGGCCGCCGGGATTCCGGCCACTCGGCTGCTGCGCCCGGTGCTCGCGCTGGGACTGGGCGTGACCGTGCTCGCTTTCGCGCTGGGCGAGGGGCTGGTGCCGCGTGCCAAGGTGCAGGAGCGCAAGGTCAAGCAGGAAATCGTGTTCGACAATCCGCGGGTGATCGGCCTGGACGGCACCGGGGCCGACGGCCAGAGCGTGGTGCTGCGCGACGCCCTGGACCGGGCCATCAGCGTGGGGGCCATCGAGCCGGGCGGCGAACTGCGCGACCTGCGCATCGTGACCATGCAGGGCGGCCAGCCTCCACGCGAGGTGATCACCGCCCGCAGCGGCCGGCTGCTGCCCGGCAGCAACGTGCTGGAACTGCGCGACGGCCGCCGCGTGACGTACCAGGACGCCCGCCCGGTCACCGTCCTGACCTTCCAGAGTGGCCGCCTGCCGGTGCAGGATGTGCAGGCGGACCTGGACGCGGGTGGCGGTCAGCTCAAGCCCATCTACACGCCGCTGCCCGAGCTGTGGTCCCGGGTCGCGGCCTACCGCACGCAGGGCATTCAGTCGCCCGCCGACTTCACCGCGCTGCACCGCAAGTTTGCCGAACCGCTTGCGGCCCTGGCGCTGGCGTTCTTTGCGGTCAGTCTGGCGGTGTTCACCTTCCGCAGCGGGCGGGACCTGGGGCTGGTGTGGGCGCTGCTGCTGAGCTTTGCGTACTACGCCACCGGCAGCGTGTTCCGGGTGATGGGCGAGAACGGCGCGTTGCCGGCGGCGCTGGCGGCCTATGCGCCCGACGTGATTGCCGTGCTCGCCGGAGCGGCCCTGCTGTGGCTCACCGACCGCCGCTGA
- a CDS encoding YpdA family putative bacillithiol disulfide reductase, whose amino-acid sequence MSALPANELFDVAIVGAGPVGLAAAIACKRAGLSYVVLEKGCVVNAIFEYPTYMSFFTTAPELEIGNHPMVTGHDKPDRRDALMYYRLVTQREALNVEQYTAVTAVHAAPAGFTLEVERRDGTPDVVEARRVVVATGYYDNPLHLGIPGEDSENVSHYYTEAHPFMGLNVTVIGAGNSAADAALDLWRGGANVTMVVRAPELKSTIKYWVRPDLENRIKEGSIAAHFNARVVEIHPEQVAVQREDGTTFDLPTHFTFALTGYRPDLSFLSGLGLAQQADDCLVLDEHYQSSVPGLFVAGSAGFAGRTNTVFIENGRHHAVLAVEEIVRQLSGHAELQVG is encoded by the coding sequence ATGAGTGCCCTGCCCGCAAACGAACTGTTCGATGTCGCCATCGTCGGCGCCGGCCCGGTGGGTCTGGCCGCCGCCATCGCCTGCAAACGCGCCGGCCTGAGCTACGTGGTGCTGGAAAAGGGCTGTGTGGTGAACGCCATCTTCGAGTACCCCACCTACATGTCGTTCTTCACCACTGCCCCCGAACTGGAAATCGGCAATCACCCGATGGTCACGGGCCACGACAAGCCCGACCGCCGCGACGCGCTGATGTACTACCGGCTCGTCACGCAACGTGAGGCGCTGAACGTGGAGCAGTACACCGCCGTGACAGCGGTCCACGCGGCCCCGGCGGGCTTCACGCTGGAGGTCGAGCGCCGCGACGGTACCCCCGATGTGGTGGAGGCCCGGCGGGTGGTGGTCGCCACCGGCTACTACGACAACCCCCTGCACCTGGGCATTCCCGGCGAGGACAGCGAGAATGTCAGCCACTACTACACCGAGGCCCACCCCTTCATGGGCCTGAACGTCACCGTGATCGGTGCGGGCAACTCGGCGGCAGACGCCGCGCTGGACCTGTGGCGCGGCGGCGCGAACGTGACCATGGTGGTCCGCGCGCCGGAACTCAAGAGCACCATCAAGTACTGGGTCCGGCCCGATCTGGAAAACCGCATCAAGGAGGGCAGCATCGCCGCCCACTTCAACGCGCGGGTGGTGGAGATTCACCCCGAACAGGTGGCCGTGCAGCGCGAGGACGGCACCACCTTTGATCTGCCCACCCACTTCACCTTCGCGCTCACCGGGTACCGCCCGGACCTGTCGTTCCTGTCTGGCCTGGGGCTGGCGCAGCAGGCCGACGACTGCCTGGTGCTGGATGAGCATTACCAGAGCAGCGTGCCGGGGCTGTTCGTGGCGGGCAGCGCGGGCTTTGCCGGCAGGACGAACACGGTGTTCATCGAGAACGGTCGCCACCACGCCGTCCTGGCGGTAGAAGAAATTGTGCGTCAACTGTCCGGGCACGCGGAGTTGCAGGTCGGGTAA
- the pta gene encoding phosphate acetyltransferase yields MKTLFLAPTRNAVGLSSTALGLTRALERQGLKVAFLKPIAQTHEASTDDSVHFARTLAHLKTPDPISLSRAEEQLSHGAEEELMETVIALAREATGGGAATALADVLIVEGLALNERNVYAGALNASLARNLEASTVLVSSLSGVTAGGLADELEIAAQNYRRSDGGGLSGYVLNFAPPGLDFGTLMADLRTHSPLLASGELPLLGVVTESPALAAPRTLDVARWLGAEVINEGEAGLRRVTSTVVTARTVPRMAHLFQPGALVVTPGDREDVIMAAALSHLSGVPLAGLMFTSGSAPEDSIEKLCRASLTSSLPVMRVGTNSFGTASRLSRMDARVPHDDTDRMERMLDFIADRLDIVPLGARLRTPEVTGERRLPPSAFRYELIQRARAANKRIVLPEGDEPRTVRAAIRCAQKGIARPVLLATPERVRQVADGLGLTLPDGLEMIDPDTIRANYVAPMVELRKHKGLTAPQAEAQLEDTVVLGTMMLALDEVDGLVSGAVHTTANTVRPAMQLIKTAPGAALISSVFFMLMPEQVLVYGDAAINPNPNAEELADIAIQSADSAQAFGITPRIAMLSYSTGESGSGEDVEKVRVATSLIRQRRPDLMVDGPMQYDAASVLSVGRQKAPDSPVAGRATVFIFPDLNTGNTTYKAVQRAAGVIAVGPMLQGLRKPVNDLSRGALVDDIVYTIALTAIQAAQVAAQHADA; encoded by the coding sequence ATGAAAACCCTCTTTCTGGCCCCCACCCGCAACGCGGTGGGCCTGAGCAGCACGGCGCTGGGCCTGACCCGCGCGCTGGAGCGTCAGGGACTCAAGGTGGCCTTTCTCAAGCCGATCGCCCAGACCCACGAGGCGAGCACCGACGACAGCGTGCATTTCGCCCGGACCCTCGCGCACCTCAAGACCCCCGATCCGATTTCCCTGTCGCGGGCCGAGGAGCAGCTCAGCCACGGCGCCGAAGAGGAGCTGATGGAAACCGTGATCGCCCTGGCCCGCGAGGCCACCGGCGGCGGCGCGGCAACGGCCCTGGCCGATGTCCTGATCGTGGAGGGACTGGCGCTCAACGAGCGCAATGTCTACGCGGGGGCGCTGAACGCCTCGCTCGCCCGCAACCTGGAGGCGAGCACGGTGCTGGTGTCCAGCCTGAGCGGGGTCACGGCGGGAGGACTGGCCGATGAGCTGGAGATTGCCGCGCAGAACTACCGCCGCAGCGACGGCGGGGGGCTGTCGGGCTACGTCCTGAACTTTGCGCCGCCGGGACTGGACTTCGGCACGCTGATGGCCGATCTGCGCACCCACAGCCCGCTGCTTGCCAGCGGCGAACTGCCCCTGCTCGGGGTGGTCACCGAATCCCCGGCGCTGGCCGCGCCGCGCACGCTGGACGTGGCGCGGTGGCTGGGAGCCGAGGTGATCAACGAGGGCGAGGCCGGGCTGCGGCGGGTAACGAGCACGGTGGTGACGGCCCGCACCGTGCCGCGCATGGCCCACCTGTTCCAGCCCGGCGCGCTGGTCGTGACCCCCGGCGACCGTGAGGACGTGATCATGGCCGCCGCGCTCTCCCACCTCAGCGGCGTGCCGCTGGCGGGGCTGATGTTCACCTCGGGCAGCGCGCCCGAGGACAGCATCGAGAAGCTGTGCCGCGCGTCCCTGACCTCATCGTTGCCGGTGATGCGGGTGGGAACCAATTCCTTTGGCACCGCCTCGCGCCTCTCGCGCATGGACGCCCGCGTGCCGCACGACGACACCGACCGCATGGAGCGCATGCTGGACTTCATCGCCGACCGGCTGGACATCGTGCCGCTGGGCGCCCGCCTGCGCACGCCGGAGGTGACCGGCGAACGCCGCTTGCCGCCCAGCGCCTTTCGCTACGAGCTGATCCAGCGGGCCCGCGCCGCGAACAAACGCATCGTTCTGCCCGAGGGCGACGAGCCGCGCACCGTGCGTGCCGCCATCCGCTGCGCCCAGAAGGGCATTGCCCGCCCGGTGCTGCTCGCCACGCCGGAGCGGGTGCGGCAGGTTGCCGACGGCCTGGGCCTGACCCTGCCGGACGGTCTGGAGATGATTGACCCCGATACCATCCGCGCGAACTACGTGGCCCCGATGGTGGAACTGCGCAAGCACAAGGGGCTGACTGCCCCACAGGCCGAGGCGCAGCTGGAAGACACCGTGGTTCTGGGAACCATGATGCTCGCGCTGGACGAGGTGGACGGCCTGGTCTCGGGAGCCGTTCACACCACCGCCAACACGGTGCGCCCCGCCATGCAGCTGATCAAGACCGCTCCCGGCGCGGCGCTGATCTCCTCGGTGTTCTTCATGCTGATGCCCGAGCAGGTGCTCGTCTACGGCGACGCTGCGATCAATCCCAATCCCAATGCCGAGGAACTCGCCGACATCGCCATCCAGAGCGCCGACAGCGCCCAGGCCTTCGGCATCACGCCCCGGATTGCCATGCTGTCGTACAGCACCGGCGAGAGCGGCAGCGGCGAGGACGTGGAAAAGGTCCGGGTCGCCACCTCGCTGATCCGCCAGCGCCGCCCGGACCTGATGGTGGACGGCCCCATGCAGTACGACGCCGCCAGCGTCCTGAGCGTGGGCCGGCAGAAGGCCCCCGACAGCCCCGTGGCGGGCCGCGCCACGGTCTTTATCTTCCCCGACCTGAACACCGGCAACACCACCTACAAGGCCGTGCAACGGGCGGCGGGCGTGATCGCTGTGGGACCGATGTTGCAGGGCCTGCGCAAGCCGGTCAATGACCTGTCGCGCGGCGCACTGGTGGACGACATCGTGTACACGATTGCCCTGACGGCCATTCAGGCGGCGCAGGTCGCGGCGCAACACGCCGACGCCTGA
- a CDS encoding LptF/LptG family permease, producing the protein MPILTRAVLSEVLRWYGGGVALFLTLQMVDALSSTVSKLLIYHPPLSKALAAFLSLMPSVLNRTLVLAVPFAILLAFSRMQRDNELKAILASGVRPLSLVWPLALPFALVAVLAYFNAGIWVPAGLANWDRAWYNIYNIAPPPPQQEKYTYAPPGALYYAGRVTNNTGSRVADLQGVMVQRGDETITALYGTWDTRKKTWTLPNAWVTRPGQNPRQQRGDLVIAQNDTLRPPPPQAQQVSNAELRAALAGDTLSRKGRRDYAFQLAARVADPVTPVVFALAAGMLGLLIRNRAAAFAAVLVFIVSFYVLWTTVPGLAGAGALNPVLAAWLPNLAFLLVAGGLAWRLR; encoded by the coding sequence GTGCCCATCCTGACCCGAGCTGTGCTGAGTGAGGTCTTGCGCTGGTACGGGGGAGGCGTGGCGCTGTTCCTGACCCTGCAGATGGTGGATGCCCTCAGCTCTACCGTGAGCAAGCTGCTGATCTACCACCCGCCGCTGAGCAAGGCGCTGGCGGCCTTTTTGTCGCTGATGCCGTCGGTGCTGAACCGGACGCTGGTGCTCGCCGTGCCGTTTGCCATCCTGCTGGCCTTCTCACGCATGCAGCGCGACAACGAGCTCAAGGCCATCCTGGCCAGCGGCGTGCGCCCGCTGAGCCTGGTGTGGCCGCTGGCGCTGCCCTTCGCGCTGGTGGCGGTGCTGGCGTACTTCAATGCGGGCATCTGGGTTCCGGCGGGGCTGGCGAACTGGGACCGGGCCTGGTACAACATCTACAACATCGCTCCGCCCCCGCCGCAGCAGGAGAAATACACCTACGCCCCGCCCGGCGCGCTGTATTACGCGGGCCGCGTGACCAACAACACGGGCAGCCGGGTCGCCGACCTGCAGGGCGTGATGGTCCAGCGCGGCGACGAGACCATCACGGCGCTGTACGGCACCTGGGACACGCGCAAGAAGACCTGGACCCTGCCGAACGCCTGGGTCACCCGCCCCGGCCAGAACCCCCGGCAGCAGCGCGGAGACCTGGTGATCGCCCAGAACGATACGCTGCGTCCGCCGCCGCCCCAGGCCCAGCAGGTGAGCAACGCCGAGCTGCGCGCCGCCCTGGCCGGAGATACCCTGAGCCGCAAGGGACGGCGCGACTACGCCTTTCAGCTGGCTGCCCGCGTCGCCGATCCGGTCACGCCGGTGGTGTTCGCGCTGGCCGCCGGAATGCTGGGGCTGCTGATTCGCAACCGCGCCGCCGCCTTCGCCGCTGTCCTCGTGTTCATCGTCAGTTTCTATGTGCTGTGGACCACCGTGCCGGGGCTGGCCGGGGCAGGAGCACTGAACCCCGTGCTCGCCGCGTGGCTGCCCAATCTGGCCTTCCTGCTCGTGGCCGGCGGCCTGGCCTGGCGGCTGCGGTGA
- a CDS encoding VanW family protein produces MSSKLRWSLSLGALLLTGALAQTVAPPLTQTPVIPALPLTDQPAVPPVPEPEPTPAPAPATSTPAPSAPAAAPRVSNAPLLITVQAQWPALIGGKKTTVPLTRTLTIPGSRMVQIRERGVVTQSLEQDLQAFVAGLSSPAQNARFEELWDGWGVVQRNALQIDLDATRANVLAAVQDPRGVQAQVVVRGQTPPQRTLDYFLSRGITAHLGTGETNYYGSSAARIKNIHVGAARFKDRLFEGGVFSFNSFVGPVTRENGFVTGLVIAGDRTASGVGGGICQVSTTVFRTLYAAGLPVAERQNHSYQVHYYDPQGMDATIYQPSLDLKFTNDSGSGLWFQTEWNDEESRLSVHVFGRARDFTVQIGEPRTLSSTPSPADRVIPDASLPAGQRKQVDWAAPGAVIEVTRKFVRGGKVFKQDTLKSSYRPWPNIFLVGTRR; encoded by the coding sequence ATGAGTTCAAAACTCCGCTGGTCCCTGAGTCTGGGAGCGCTGCTGTTGACCGGTGCCTTGGCCCAGACCGTGGCTCCACCCCTCACACAGACGCCGGTCATTCCGGCGCTGCCCCTGACCGACCAGCCGGCGGTCCCCCCCGTGCCGGAGCCGGAGCCCACCCCTGCCCCCGCACCGGCAACGTCCACCCCAGCCCCTTCCGCGCCGGCGGCAGCTCCCCGTGTCTCCAACGCGCCGCTGCTGATCACCGTGCAGGCCCAGTGGCCCGCGCTGATCGGCGGCAAAAAGACCACCGTGCCGCTGACCCGCACGCTCACCATTCCCGGTTCGCGCATGGTCCAGATCCGTGAGCGCGGCGTGGTTACCCAGAGCCTGGAACAGGACCTCCAGGCCTTCGTGGCCGGCCTGAGCAGCCCGGCGCAGAACGCCCGCTTCGAGGAACTGTGGGACGGCTGGGGGGTCGTGCAGCGCAACGCCCTGCAGATTGATCTGGACGCCACCCGCGCCAATGTGCTCGCCGCCGTGCAGGACCCACGGGGCGTACAGGCGCAGGTGGTGGTGCGCGGACAGACGCCGCCGCAGCGCACCCTGGACTACTTTCTGAGCCGGGGCATCACCGCCCACCTGGGAACCGGCGAGACCAATTACTACGGCAGCAGCGCCGCGCGGATCAAGAATATTCACGTGGGGGCCGCCCGCTTCAAGGACCGGCTGTTCGAGGGCGGGGTCTTCTCCTTCAACAGCTTCGTCGGGCCGGTGACCCGGGAAAACGGGTTTGTGACCGGTCTGGTGATCGCCGGGGACCGAACGGCAAGCGGCGTGGGCGGCGGCATCTGTCAGGTCAGCACCACGGTGTTCCGCACGCTGTACGCAGCGGGTCTGCCGGTGGCCGAGCGCCAGAACCACTCGTATCAGGTGCACTACTACGATCCGCAGGGCATGGACGCGACCATCTACCAGCCCAGCCTGGACCTGAAGTTCACCAACGACAGCGGCTCCGGGCTGTGGTTCCAGACCGAGTGGAACGACGAGGAATCCCGCCTGAGCGTCCATGTGTTTGGCCGGGCGCGGGACTTCACGGTGCAAATCGGGGAGCCCAGAACCCTCAGCTCCACACCTTCGCCCGCCGACCGCGTGATTCCGGACGCCAGCCTGCCCGCCGGTCAGCGCAAGCAGGTGGACTGGGCCGCTCCCGGCGCGGTGATCGAGGTCACGCGCAAGTTCGTGCGCGGCGGCAAGGTCTTCAAGCAGGACACCCTCAAGAGCAGCTACCGTCCGTGGCCCAACATCTTCTTGGTGGGCACCCGCCGCTGA
- the fumC gene encoding class II fumarate hydratase, whose product MTSTPSSQTRQESDTMGTLEVAADRYWGAQTERSIHNFPIGRDTFVWGRPVIRALGILKKGAAQANAELGELPQDVADLIVRAADEVIAGKLDDHFPLVVFQTGSGTQSNMNANEVISNRAIELAGGTMGSKAPVHPNDHVNRGQSSNDTFPTAMHIAVVLELSERLYGSVGKLRDTLDAKAREHAGLVKVGRTHLQDATPITLGQEIGGWVAQLDYALSEVRHAGEGLLDLAIGGTAVGTGLNAHPQFGDLAAKKYEAETGFAFRSAENKFAALSAHDALVQTSAALRTLAGALMKMANDVRWLASGPRNGIGEIVIPENEPGSSIMPGKVNPTQSEALTMVATRVFGNDATVAFAGSQGNFQLNVFKPVMVHAVLESIRLISDACLAFNDNCAVGIEPNREKIGHNLDINLMQVTALNKHIGYDKAAAIAKKAHKDGSSLKAAALALGHVTDEEFDRWVVPLEMTHS is encoded by the coding sequence ATGACATCCACCCCTTCTTCCCAGACCCGCCAGGAATCCGACACCATGGGCACGCTGGAGGTCGCCGCCGACCGGTACTGGGGCGCGCAGACCGAGCGCTCGATCCACAACTTCCCGATTGGCCGCGACACCTTCGTGTGGGGCCGCCCGGTGATCCGCGCGCTGGGCATCCTGAAGAAGGGGGCGGCGCAGGCAAACGCTGAGCTGGGTGAGTTGCCGCAGGACGTGGCCGACCTGATCGTGCGGGCCGCCGACGAGGTCATTGCCGGGAAACTGGACGACCACTTTCCGCTGGTGGTGTTTCAGACCGGCAGCGGCACCCAGAGCAACATGAACGCCAACGAGGTCATCAGCAACCGCGCCATTGAACTCGCGGGCGGAACGATGGGCAGCAAGGCGCCGGTCCACCCCAACGACCACGTCAACCGGGGCCAGAGCAGCAACGATACCTTCCCGACCGCTATGCACATCGCCGTGGTGCTGGAACTGAGCGAGCGGCTGTACGGCAGCGTGGGCAAGCTGCGCGACACCCTGGACGCCAAGGCAAGGGAGCATGCCGGGCTCGTGAAGGTGGGCCGCACCCACCTGCAGGACGCCACCCCCATCACGCTGGGGCAGGAGATCGGCGGCTGGGTCGCGCAGCTGGACTACGCGCTCTCGGAAGTGCGCCACGCCGGAGAAGGGCTGCTGGACCTCGCCATCGGCGGCACGGCGGTCGGCACCGGCCTGAACGCGCACCCGCAATTCGGTGATCTGGCGGCAAAGAAGTACGAGGCCGAAACGGGCTTCGCCTTCCGCTCTGCCGAGAACAAGTTCGCTGCCCTGAGCGCCCACGACGCCCTGGTGCAGACATCGGCGGCGCTGCGGACCCTGGCGGGCGCACTGATGAAGATGGCGAACGACGTGCGCTGGCTGGCGAGCGGGCCGCGCAACGGCATCGGCGAGATCGTGATTCCCGAGAATGAACCCGGCAGCTCGATCATGCCCGGCAAGGTAAACCCCACCCAGTCCGAGGCGCTGACCATGGTTGCCACCCGCGTGTTCGGCAACGACGCCACCGTCGCCTTTGCCGGTTCGCAGGGCAACTTCCAGCTCAACGTGTTCAAGCCGGTGATGGTCCACGCCGTGCTGGAGAGCATCCGCCTGATCTCGGACGCCTGCCTCGCCTTCAACGACAACTGCGCGGTGGGCATTGAGCCGAACCGCGAGAAGATCGGGCACAACCTCGACATCAACCTGATGCAGGTCACGGCCCTGAACAAGCACATCGGCTACGACAAGGCCGCCGCCATTGCCAAGAAAGCCCACAAGGACGGCAGCAGCCTGAAGGCGGCGGCGCTGGCGCTGGGCCACGTGACCGACGAGGAATTCGACCGCTGGGTGGTGCCGCTGGAGATGACCCACAGCTGA
- a CDS encoding serine protein kinase RIO, whose amino-acid sequence MNARWLDAELEGADTSPERRGKFKKKKLLGRRKLEDLVAEDPDQIADDTIRRLIDRGHITGIVAELKSGKEATAYVARGPRGSVLVKLYRELEARSFKNDAIYREGQWIGDVRAERAMQGRSRRGLEMLQGMWVSAEYAHLWTLWQAGLSVPEPLVGPSPFDYEATTPAVLMRLIGSEDQPAPRLSDVRLTPEEARSAWHQSVRGMADLLRLGYAHGDYSTYNLLWWENTVIIIDFPQLTTRQNPHFTQLLRRDAQSLVTSFRKHGIQSDAETTLREVQRLARERGPEPRVMLP is encoded by the coding sequence GTGAACGCCCGCTGGCTCGATGCCGAGCTGGAGGGCGCAGACACCAGCCCGGAGCGCCGGGGCAAATTCAAGAAAAAGAAGCTGCTGGGCCGCCGCAAGCTCGAAGACCTGGTTGCTGAGGACCCGGACCAGATCGCCGACGACACCATCCGCCGCCTGATCGACCGGGGCCACATCACCGGGATCGTGGCCGAACTCAAGAGCGGCAAGGAGGCCACCGCGTATGTGGCCCGTGGCCCGCGCGGCAGCGTGCTCGTCAAGCTGTACCGCGAGCTGGAGGCGCGCAGCTTCAAGAACGACGCCATCTACCGCGAGGGCCAGTGGATCGGCGATGTCCGCGCCGAGCGCGCCATGCAGGGCCGCAGCCGACGGGGGCTGGAGATGCTGCAGGGCATGTGGGTCAGCGCCGAGTACGCGCACCTGTGGACGCTGTGGCAGGCGGGCCTGAGCGTGCCCGAACCGCTGGTTGGCCCTAGCCCCTTCGACTACGAGGCGACCACACCCGCCGTTCTGATGCGCCTGATCGGCAGCGAGGACCAGCCCGCGCCGCGCCTGAGCGACGTCCGGCTGACGCCCGAAGAAGCCAGGAGCGCCTGGCACCAGTCCGTGCGGGGCATGGCCGACCTGCTGCGACTGGGCTACGCGCACGGCGACTACAGCACCTACAACCTGCTGTGGTGGGAGAACACCGTGATCATCATCGATTTTCCGCAGCTGACCACCCGCCAGAACCCCCATTTTACCCAGCTGCTGCGCCGCGACGCCCAGAGCCTGGTCACGAGCTTCCGCAAACACGGCATTCAGAGCGATGCCGAGACCACCCTGCGTGAGGTTCAGCGCTTGGCCCGGGAACGTGGTCCCGAGCCCCGGGTGATGCTGCCGTGA
- the ddrC gene encoding DNA damage response protein DdrC produces MKNAPLTLEFGTVRLPVSADGFLHAPSALAQLGLKDDAGWPALAAEHDLTSPPRDFGAGAEPTLSLPEFARLAFVLDTPGARRWRRRAQDLLARALAGDVRLSAQIAERNADPEARRWLAARLESTDARRELMSTVARHGGEGNVYGQLGSISNRSVLGVDSATIRRERGVKATRDGLNSTELLRLAYLDTATARAIQERGAHGNAAILRLHEHVARHERRGWEAPLQAGPSPQAG; encoded by the coding sequence ATGAAGAACGCTCCGTTGACCCTGGAATTCGGCACCGTGCGGCTGCCCGTCAGCGCCGACGGTTTCTTGCACGCCCCTTCCGCCCTGGCCCAGCTGGGGCTGAAGGACGACGCCGGGTGGCCTGCGCTGGCCGCCGAACACGACCTGACCTCACCCCCCCGCGACTTCGGGGCCGGGGCCGAACCCACCCTGAGCCTGCCCGAGTTCGCGCGGCTGGCCTTTGTGCTGGACACGCCGGGCGCGCGGCGCTGGCGGCGGCGGGCCCAGGATCTGCTGGCCCGCGCGCTGGCTGGGGACGTGCGCCTGTCGGCCCAGATTGCCGAGCGCAACGCCGACCCCGAGGCGCGGCGCTGGCTGGCGGCCCGCCTGGAAAGCACCGACGCCCGGCGCGAACTGATGAGCACGGTCGCCCGTCACGGCGGCGAGGGCAACGTGTACGGTCAGCTGGGCAGCATCAGCAACCGCAGTGTGCTGGGGGTGGACAGCGCCACCATCCGCCGCGAGCGGGGCGTGAAGGCCACCCGCGACGGCCTGAACAGCACCGAGCTGCTGCGCCTCGCCTACCTGGACACCGCCACCGCCCGCGCCATTCAGGAGCGCGGCGCCCACGGCAACGCGGCCATCCTGCGCCTGCACGAGCATGTTGCCCGCCACGAGCGCCGGGGCTGGGAGGCCCCGCTGCAGGCCGGCCCCTCGCCGCAGGCGGGGTAA
- a CDS encoding AIM24 family protein — MTHMQLVQEQRGDGVTFRIHALTHVTRYSVGTDGDLAETRVMDGRFTVEAELHGSGVLLEPGAFQYSHGTISANVEQQAKGGFLSRAIATAGTGESAFATRFTGQGRVWTEPTRKHFIIAEASGAPGDEMILDDKAFYMAQDTMTLGTHTHTSIAGALSGNGLRQPKLSGRGLFVVESPVPVSEVEVIELGGKDSLIVDGDLMLMYSASLKVELRPLVRGMRNAMRSGEGLVFMISGAGTVFLTPTHRNLSAATL; from the coding sequence ATGACCCACATGCAACTTGTTCAGGAGCAACGGGGCGACGGAGTGACCTTCCGCATTCACGCGCTGACCCATGTCACGCGGTACTCGGTGGGCACCGACGGCGACCTTGCCGAGACGCGCGTGATGGACGGACGCTTTACCGTGGAGGCTGAACTGCACGGCTCGGGCGTGCTGCTGGAGCCGGGGGCCTTTCAGTACAGCCACGGCACCATTTCGGCCAATGTGGAGCAGCAGGCCAAGGGCGGCTTTCTCAGCCGCGCCATCGCCACGGCGGGCACCGGGGAAAGCGCCTTTGCCACGCGCTTTACCGGACAGGGCCGGGTCTGGACCGAGCCGACCCGCAAGCACTTCATCATCGCGGAGGCGAGCGGCGCGCCCGGCGACGAGATGATTCTGGACGACAAGGCCTTCTACATGGCCCAGGACACCATGACGCTGGGCACCCACACCCACACCTCCATCGCCGGGGCGCTGTCGGGCAACGGCCTGCGCCAGCCCAAGCTCTCGGGCCGGGGCCTGTTCGTGGTCGAGTCCCCGGTGCCGGTCTCGGAGGTGGAGGTCATCGAGCTGGGCGGCAAGGACAGCCTGATCGTGGACGGCGACCTGATGCTGATGTACAGCGCGTCTCTGAAGGTGGAACTGCGCCCGCTGGTGCGCGGCATGCGCAACGCCATGCGCAGCGGCGAGGGGCTGGTGTTCATGATCAGCGGCGCGGGCACCGTATTCCTGACCCCCACCCACCGCAACCTCTCGGCAGCGACGCTGTAG